A window of the Thalassospira indica genome harbors these coding sequences:
- a CDS encoding tripartite tricarboxylate transporter TctB family protein, which yields MNQNRDFYAGLVATVFFAVILFVLIPIYVKVPSFIPGFAPPPDMWPRVVAVIGLVMGVLALVLAFPKMREASRDRVEGFGNRILGNKTHLMRFAGILIVFVAFVYGMPLIGFVPATVLLLGVLFIMTGNFERKFWMIGLAVIFPVLLYLLFTEVTHTPFPKGKLLSANISHLTTLI from the coding sequence ATGAACCAAAATCGTGATTTCTATGCCGGACTGGTGGCAACGGTGTTCTTTGCCGTCATCCTGTTCGTTCTGATCCCGATCTATGTGAAGGTTCCGTCTTTCATTCCGGGCTTTGCCCCGCCACCGGATATGTGGCCGCGCGTGGTCGCGGTGATCGGACTGGTAATGGGGGTTCTTGCGCTTGTTCTGGCCTTCCCGAAAATGCGCGAAGCCAGCCGTGACCGGGTCGAAGGATTTGGCAACCGCATCCTTGGCAACAAGACCCATCTGATGCGTTTTGCCGGTATCCTGATCGTGTTTGTCGCCTTTGTATATGGCATGCCGCTGATCGGGTTTGTTCCGGCGACGGTTTTGTTGCTTGGCGTGCTGTTCATCATGACGGGCAATTTCGAACGCAAGTTCTGGATGATCGGCCTTGCGGTCATTTTCCCGGTTCTTTTGTATCTGCTGTTTACCGAAGTCACGCATACGCCCTTCCCCAAGGGCAAGCTGTTGTCGGCGAACATTTCCCACCTGACCACCCTGATCTGA
- a CDS encoding Bug family tripartite tricarboxylate transporter substrate binding protein — MFHKLKKAAGIAAAILATTSMISTAQADAYPEKAITLVAPYGAGGASDLAARALAETASNYTGGQPVVVVNKTGNGGMNGARFVSEADPDGYTLLLSRVGMALYPAVYTDSPVGWDAYTFLGMLEATPMILAVNANSDIQTIDELIAKIKDSNGATTYAASGPTAIDGFTVQALLSDVGLDPLTASTLVPYKGGSALAAALLGGHVDFLAIAAGSLMPHIEAGKMRPLMVYSPKRMASLPDVPTAKELGYAQAGQVGGWSGLYAPKGLPEDVVAKWTEILGQVATDEQWLDLAEKRGSTSIIGDEDPAAYVKSQFELYNGMAKKFGYIQ, encoded by the coding sequence ATGTTTCACAAGCTTAAGAAAGCAGCCGGGATCGCAGCCGCAATCCTTGCAACCACATCCATGATTTCGACCGCGCAGGCAGACGCCTATCCTGAAAAAGCCATTACGCTGGTCGCACCTTATGGTGCCGGCGGTGCATCTGACCTGGCCGCCCGTGCGCTGGCAGAAACCGCAAGCAACTATACCGGTGGCCAGCCGGTTGTTGTCGTCAACAAGACCGGCAATGGCGGCATGAATGGCGCGCGCTTCGTTTCCGAAGCGGACCCGGATGGCTATACCCTGCTTCTGTCGCGTGTCGGCATGGCGCTGTATCCGGCTGTTTACACCGACAGCCCGGTTGGCTGGGATGCCTACACCTTCCTTGGCATGCTTGAAGCAACCCCGATGATTTTGGCTGTTAACGCCAATTCCGACATCCAGACCATCGACGAGCTGATTGCCAAAATCAAAGACAGCAACGGTGCCACCACCTATGCCGCATCCGGCCCCACCGCGATTGACGGCTTTACAGTTCAGGCATTGCTGTCTGACGTTGGTCTTGACCCGCTGACCGCATCCACCCTCGTGCCATATAAAGGCGGCTCTGCTTTGGCCGCTGCCCTGCTTGGCGGTCACGTTGATTTCCTCGCCATTGCTGCTGGTTCGCTTATGCCCCACATCGAAGCCGGTAAGATGCGCCCGCTGATGGTCTATTCGCCGAAACGTATGGCATCCCTGCCCGACGTCCCGACCGCGAAAGAACTGGGTTATGCCCAGGCCGGTCAGGTTGGCGGCTGGAGCGGTCTTTATGCGCCCAAAGGTCTTCCGGAAGACGTCGTTGCCAAATGGACCGAGATCCTTGGTCAGGTTGCGACCGACGAGCAGTGGCTTGACCTTGCCGAGAAGCGTGGCTCGACCTCGATCATCGGCGATGAAGATCCGGCTGCCTACGTCAAAAGCCAGTTCGAGCTTTATAACGGTATGGCCAAGAAGTTCGGCTACATCCAGTAA